Proteins found in one Zea mays cultivar B73 chromosome 1, Zm-B73-REFERENCE-NAM-5.0, whole genome shotgun sequence genomic segment:
- the LOC100285356 gene encoding ABC-type Co2+ transport system, permease component, which yields MAALLHQAATPTAKPPHRPWALNSTHSRLSPLSKRRRAPAIRSAATDSSFSSGETPSKKTTRKEKQQERRRQQDVQERQQQLLGMEEASLAKQDGGGSNGEVDDDDELPQPVFDRILRRIAFTVGLPMASGVALLNVYDALKRGQGVVVPSWVPLLTILVAFGTSALGIAYGTLSASWDPDKEGSLLGIDEARANWPVLWQEEIEKQKAKQKKK from the coding sequence ATGGCCGCCTTACTCCACCAAGCGGCTACCCCGACCGCAAAACCACCCCACCGCCCATGGGCTCTCAACTCCACACACAGCCGCCTCTCACCGCTCTCTAAACGACGGCGCGCCCCAGCCATCCGCTCGGCGGCCACGGACAGCAGCTTCAGCTCCGGCGAGACGCCGTCCAAGAAGACCACCCGGAAGGAGAAGCAACaggagcggcggcggcagcaggacgTGCAGGAACGGCAGCAGCAGCTCCTGGGGATGGAAGAAGCGTCCCTGGCGAAGcaagacggcggcggcagcaacggcgaggttgacgacgacgacgagcttCCGCAGCCCGTGTTCGACCGCATCCTGCGCCGGATCGCGTTCACGGTGGGCCTTCCCATGGCGTCGGGCGTCGCGCTGCTCAACGTGTACGACGCGCTCAAGCGCGGCCAGGGGGTGGTGGTGCCATCGTGGGTGCCATTGCTGACCATCCTCGTCGCCTTCGGCACGTCGGCGCTGGGTATCGCCTACGGCACGCTGTCGGCTAGCTGGGACCCCGACAAGGAAGGGTCGCTGCTCGGCATCGACGAGGCCCGGGCCAACTGGCCCGTGCTGTGGCAGGAAGAGATTGAGAAGCAGAAGGCAAAGCAGAAGAAGAAATGA